The following proteins are co-located in the Leishmania panamensis strain MHOM/PA/94/PSC-1 chromosome 26 sequence genome:
- a CDS encoding hypothetical protein (TriTrypDB/GeneDB-style sysID: LpmP.26.2020) — protein sequence MGCYSSKARYGPLYRPEGGGVNVQQNEPLPSGNRDRVADKPNVVGVNSGGGGAKEKNNAKPARGGIPPYRPDETTAKGYHEYVMEVRRVAVAQGILPSVTDDAQLAVNSTLKRKGGFSWIKAENGRGLQRGGNPDAVAHPGASCVSPSVRTLTVYQCQPLDVDTAVAMGMYSTVYLARLSVFTGTSEAAVNATVPRYTPARKDNSGGTGGRSRYPIRVSGEVSSVKGLHSNTVDASSAHGTNTIAEPVSAPAAASTASPACTAVSHYIIAMKEITLGTRFATRPVLQQICLEVRRWTRLSTYCLRIVRCYQLEYVFPEGVSMPVLEASYHFFPGREHAYGSGGAATDGLFTFNSSVTGAASHSVDNRKRLARSDMLLVANSANQHSNFKANPLPLMATSGTPYKLRLYLEYAKHGTLRGFQMNEMQKRFGQRRLHELTARAYMRDVLLALLQLHERDEMQYDLCANAVFLHKPIQRVYYTYFPAYISDVPTGDLTRVTQSELSKALMSLDPSPPVEGAGLKQKTLCNEPINGTGPPPPGDYHGGSGEQWSRPFVAQPGTSAVGVETRFTQMISFLMQDGRRPPVTSTTGASPARNNNTSGKLDRVAVKPYEQRNGKKGPVANGGRTNEGHSRAPFCSTPPEASLFGSSSRIVSAGGSFRKNQVFSDRTPNARRGRNYFLAGRGARPQVKQRSANNERATASSEVDGDDTQHSHLHGTYCRLMDTFEFMCLDEDQNLPFPSPHDGVGAQTDAEMVVSTMLPEELREALPMRVLPLQHTSLGGIAILSPDCYVVKPIETPLPDLRGRLPILLPSSTSYGAFRGGPQLQQVMHRPPISAAPGLSGSFSTGQSFAPQILSAGTTASNAAGALGRYRGGTPLVKLNHSSLVRRALCFADSNKLEEVPVHKYVTATHAAPEVLHSRLFSPASDIYAFAMTFIELVSDDGAIMKDCLPTHLPKPVTPHDKEAYDALLAENLDKWYQDQIKALPQNKTSVSRDQGQQDSVSPRTGPIVMHLPPHLSDECKKILRWCLQPDPTKRPTAAELLRSRYFMLGDWIAAPSAVAAEGKTTQLPEAPWTTSVGFDVAAKVAGLPVLNEK from the coding sequence ATGGGGTGTTACAGCTCCAAAGCCCGATATGGACCACTGTATCGCCccgaaggcggcggtgtcaaCGTCCAACAGAATGAGCCACTACCGAGTGGAAATAGGGATAGGGTGGCCGATAAACCCAACGTCGTAGGCGTCAatagtggcggtggtggtgcaaaagaaaagaacaaCGCCAAGCCGGCCCGTGGCGGCATTCCGCCGTACCGCCCTGATGAGACGACGGCCAAGGGCTACCACGAGTATGTGATGGAGGTGCGCCGTgttgcggtggcgcaggGCATTCTGCCCTCTGTGACTGACGACGCTCAACTCGCAGTGAATTCCACACTCAAGAGAAAGGGCGGTTTCTCATGGATAAAAGCCGAGAATGGCAGGGGGCTTCAGCGCGGCGGGAATCCCGACGCGGTGGCCCATCCCGGTGCCTCGTGCGTCAGTCCGTCAGTGCGGACGCTCACCGTTTATCAGTGCCAACCGCTAGACGTCGACACGGCTGTCGCGATGGGCATGTATAGCACGGTCTATCTGGCGCGCCTCTCTGTTTTTACTGGGACCTCTGAAGCGGCAGTGAACGCGACAGTGCCGCGGTATACGCCGGCACGGAAAGACAATAGCGGCGGCACTGGCGGCCGCAGTCGCTACCCTATTAGAGTTTCAGGGGAAGTTTCCTCAGTGAAAGGTCTCCACTCCAACACTGTCGATGCCAGCTCCGCGCATGGCACCAACACTATCGCCGAACCTGTTTCCGCACCCGCTGCGGCATCAACGGCTTCTCCGGCATGCACAGCTGTGTCGCACTACATTATAGCAATGAAAGAGATTACTCTGGGCACCAGGTTCGCCACAAGACCTGTGCTCCAGCAGATCTGCCTCGAGGTACGACGGTGGACGCGGCTGTCGACTTACTGCCTGCGCATCGTTCGCTGCTACCAGCTGGAGTACGTTTTTCCTGAGGGCGTCTCCATGCCCGTGCTAGAGGCATCCTACCATTTCTTTCCCGGACGGGAACACGCTtacggcagtggtggcgcggcgACTGACGGGCTTTTCACTTTCAATAGTTCTGTCACAGGCGCCGCTAGTCATTCGGTTGATAATCGGAAGCGCCTTGCTCGCAGCGACATGCTCCTCGTTGCTAACTCGGCGAACCAACACTCGAACTTCAAAGCGAACCCGCTGCCACTCATGGCGACCAGTGGCACACCTTACAAACTGCGCCTGTACCTCGAGTACGCCAAACATGGCACTCTGCGTGGGTTCCAGATGAATGAGATGCAGAAGCGCTTTGGGCAACGGCGGCTGCATGAGCTAACCGCGCGCGCCTACATGCGAGACGTTCTTCtggcgcttctgcagctgcacgagagGGATGAGATGCAGTACGATCTGTGCGCCAATGCAGTCTTCCTCCACAAGCCGATTCAGCGCGTCTACTACACCTACTTTCCTGCCTACATTTCCGACGTACCGACGGGTGACTTGACGAGAGTGACGCAGTCGGAGCTGAGCAAAGCACTGATGTCACTGGACCCATCGCCGCCGGTCGAGGGCGCCGGCCTTAAGCAAAAGACCTTGTGTAATGAGCCGATCAACGGCACcgggccaccgccgccggggGACTACCACGGCGGTTCGGGTGAGCAGTGGAGCAGACCATTTGTGGCTCAGCCCGGTACCAGCGCAGTCGGTGTCGAGACCCGCTTCACCCAGATGATCTCGTTCCTGATGCAGGACGGCAGGCGTCCACCGGTGACCTCCACGACCGGCGCCTCCCCCGCTCgaaacaacaacacctcAGGCAAGCTAGATAGGGTGGCCGTAAAGCCCTACGAACAGCGGAACGGCAAAAAGGGTCCAGTAGCGAACGGGGGGCGCACTAATGAGGGTCACAGCCGCGCCCCTTTCTGCTCAACTCCGCCCGAGGCCAGCTTGTTTGGGTCATCGTCGCGGATAGTATCCGCGGGGGGTAGCTTTCGCAAAAACCAGGTGTTCTCCGATCGTACGCCGAATGCACGTAGGGGGCGGAACTACTTTCTTGCCGGCCGCGGCGCCCGCCCGCAGGTGAAGCAACGGAGCGCCAATAATGAGCGTGCCACTGCGTCATCTGAGgtggacggcgacgacactCAACACTCCCACTTGCATGGGACCTACTGCCGCCTCATGGACACGTTTGAGTTCATGTGCCTCGACGAAGATCAAAACttgccctttccttccccgcATGATGGAGTCGGTGCCCAGACGGACGCCGAGATGGTTGTATCAACGATGTTAccagaggagctgcgcgaggcgtTGCCGATGCGGGTGTTGCCGCTACAGCACACAAGTCTCGGTGGCATTGCAATCTTGTCGCCAGATTGCTACGTCGTGAAGCCGATCGAAACGCCGCTGCCCGACTTACGCGGTCGCctccccatcctcctcccaTCGTCCACCTCGTATGGCGCTTTCCGTGGGGgcccgcagctgcagcaagtGATGCATAGGCCACCCATCTCTGCCGCTCCAGGGTTGTCTGGGAGTTTCTCTACAGGGCAGTCTTTCGCGCCGCAGATCCTGAGCGCCGGGACGACGGCGTCCAACGCAGCCGGTGCGCTTGGTCGTTACCGTGGCGGCACACCCCTTGTGAAACTCAACCACTCCTCACTGGTCCGTCGCGCCTTGTGCTTCGCTGACTCTAACAAGCTCGAGGAGGTCCCGGTGCACAAGTATGTGactgccacacacgcagcacctgaggtgctgcacagccgcCTATTCTCCCCCGCGAGCGACATCTACGCCTTCGCCATGACCTTTATCGAGCTTGTTTCGGACGACGGTGCCATTATGAAAGACTGCCTGCCAACGCATCTGCCCAAGCCTGTGACGCCTCACGACAAGGAGGCGTATGACGCTCTCCTGGCGGAAAACCTCGATAAGTGGTACCAGGACCAAATCAAGGCGTTGCCTCAGAACAAAACCTCCGTTAGCAGAGATCAAGGTCAGCAAGATTCCGTGTCGCCACGCACCGGACCGATTGTGATGCACCTTCCGCCTCATCTCTCCGATGAGTGCAAGAAAATCCTCCGGTGGTGCTTGCAACCTGATCCCACGAAGcgccccaccgctgcggagctgctgcggtctcGTTACTTCATGCTGGGTGACTGGATCGCGGCAccgtcggcggtggcggccgagGGGAAGACAACACAGCTGCCCGAAGCGCCATGGACCACCTCGGTCGGCTTCGACGTAGCAGCGAAGGTGGCCGGCCTTCCGGTGCTGAATGAGAAGTGA